In Trichoderma asperellum chromosome 1, complete sequence, a single window of DNA contains:
- a CDS encoding uncharacterized protein (SECRETED:SignalP(1-23)~EggNog:ENOG41~TransMembrane:6 (n10-18c23/24o270-294i301-320o332-349i433-455o475-496i508-526o)): MQFRAKHSPLLLLLLPSIASALATDPAAATVANSERDTIPGDVADAAILKGRLGVPTKDAPVDGKDGKPHLGPFVETDGKVSTETKGESDLPTLKGRPKDPTVVDGKKIPESNDGVMFDKNREKPQDGTTGTEGGVSEKDKARKAHEGKTGEKLVNQPEAPKEHPPLPHSEEKKIEKGKGKDKTKPADSDKDKSKSKSSSDKDTEDTGYTGLEKPGYLPDTPREQLSPPVPDSAKKDHLDISKPKPGGSSPSAPDSSEGEDGINQPFHSFILSFTMILVSEVGDKTFLVAALMAMKHDRMVVFSAAFGALAVMTVLSAVLGHAVPALISKRLTGLLAAGLFFVFGARLLREGMNMDPNEGVTAEMHEVEQELAEKEKELERRGGSISGDALEMGLGGGRSSRKNRFPSPRSPSESPSRAPSRKSNSLSSFGSGISNLCSLILSPAWVQTFIMTFLGEWGDRSQIATIAMAAGQDYWWVTLGALAGHSICTGVAVIGGRAIAGRVSLKVVTVGGAVAFLFFGILYLIEAIYY, translated from the exons ATGCAATTCCGAGCAAAGcattctcctctcctcctcctccttctgcCCTCCATCGCCAGCGCCCTTGCCACAGATcccgctgccgccaccgtCGCCAACAGCGAGCGAGACACCATCCCTGGTGATGTTGCCGACGCCGCCATCCTCAAGGGCCGTCTCGGCGTGCCCACCAAGGACGCGCCCGTAGACGGCAAAGACGGCAAGCCTCACCTAGGACCCTTTGTCGAGACCGACGGCAAGGTATCGACCGAGACAAAGGGCGAAAGCGACCTGCCCACGCTCAAGGGGCGCCCCAAGGATCCCACCGTGGTCGACGGCAAGAAGATTCCCGAGTCCAACGATGGCGTCATGTTCGACAAGAACCGTGAGAAGCCTCAGGATGGCACCACGGGCACCGAGGGCGGCGTCTCCGAAAAGGACAAGGCCCGCAAGGCCCACGAGGGCAAGACTGGCGAGAAGCTTGTCAACCAGCCGGAAGCGCCCAAGGAACACCCTCCGCTGCCTCACagtgaggagaagaagattgaaaagggcaaaggcaaagacaAGACCAAACCAGCAGATTCGGACAAGGACAAGTCAAAGTCGAAGTCTTCATCCGATAAGGATACCGAAGACACTGGTTACACCGGGCTGGAG AAACCCGGCTATCTCCCCGACACGCCTCGCGAACAGTTGTCGCCGCCCGTCCCAGACTCCGCAAAGAAAGACCATCTCGACATCTCCAAGCCAAAGCCCGGAGGCTCATCACCGTCGGCACCAGACTCCTCTGAAGGCGAAGATGGCATCAACCAGCCTTTCCACTCTTTCATCCTGTCCTTCACCATGATCTTAGTTTCCGAAGTTGGAGACAAGACCTTTTTGGTGGCCGCTCTCATGGCCATGAAACACGATCGCATGGTTGtcttttctgctgctttcgGAGCTCTTGCAGTCATGACTGTCTTGTCTGCCGTCCTGGGACATGCCGTGCCGGCTCTGATTTCCAAGCGTCTGACTGGTCTTCTCGCCGCCGGCCTGTTCTTCGTTTTTGGCGCCAGACTCCTCCGAGAGGGAATGAACATGGATCCCAACGAAGGCGTCACAGCCGAGATGCACGAGGTTGAGCAAGAACtggctgagaaggagaaggagcttGAGCGAAGAGGTGGCTCCATCTCTGGTGACGCTCTTGAGATGGGCCTTGGCGGTGGCAGGTCTTCACGCAAGAACAGGTTCCCCTCTCCGAGATCGCCCTCCGAATCTCCCTCTCGTGCCCCTTCTCGCAAATCAAACAGCCTCAGCAGTTTCGGCAGTGGCATCAGCAACCTTTGCTCTCTCATCCTGAGCCCAGCCTGGGTCCAGACCTTTATCATGACTTTCTTGGGCGAGTGGGGAGACCGAAGCCAGATTGCCACCATTGCTATGGCTGCTGGACAGGACTATTGGTGGGTTACGCTCGGTGCTTTGGCTGGACATTCCATTTGCACCGGTGTTGCGGTTATCGGTGGTCGTGCTATTGCTGGACGCGTCAGTCTGAAAGTTG TGACTGTTGGCGGTGCCGTTGCCTTCTTATTCTTTGGCATACTTTATCTCATCGAGGCCATCTACTATTAG